From a single Sporosarcina oncorhynchi genomic region:
- the yajC gene encoding preprotein translocase subunit YajC has translation MNGDMLGTLLPIVAMFAIMWFLLIRPAQKRQKQTKSMQESLKRGDKVITIGGIHGTIDAVDDSSVFLKVAEGMTMQFDRQAVGRVVDTSAI, from the coding sequence ATGAATGGTGATATGTTAGGTACTTTGCTTCCGATTGTTGCGATGTTCGCGATCATGTGGTTCTTGCTGATCCGACCTGCACAAAAGAGACAAAAGCAGACAAAGTCGATGCAAGAGAGCTTGAAACGTGGCGATAAGGTTATTACAATCGGCGGTATCCACGGTACAATCGATGCAGTAGACGATTCCTCCGTGTTCTTAAAAGTTGCGGAAGGCATGACTATGCAGTTCGACAGACAAGCTGTTGGCCGCGTAGTGGATACAAGCGCAATCTGA
- the tgt gene encoding tRNA guanosine(34) transglycosylase Tgt, whose translation MAAITYEHIKTCKQTGARLGIVHTPHGSFETPTFMPVGTQATVKTMSPEELKQMGAGIILSNTYHLWLRPGNDIIKEAGGLHKFMNWDRPILTDSGGFQVFSLSKFRKIEEEGVHFRHHLNGSKLFLSPEKAMEIQNDLGSDIMMAFDECPPFPATYEYMKASVERTSRWAERCLGAHARPEDQGLFGIVQGGEFEELRKQSAKDLVSLDFPGYAIGGLSVGEPKDIMNRVLEQTTPLLPSDKPRYLMGVGSPDSLIDGAIRGVDMFDCVLPTRIARNGTLMTSEGRLVVKNAKYERDFGPLDPNCDCYTCKNYSRAYIRHLIRADETFGIRLTSYHNLHFLLNLMEQVRDAIRHDRLGDFREEFFEQYGFNKPNAKNF comes from the coding sequence ATGGCAGCAATAACGTACGAACATATTAAAACATGCAAACAGACAGGTGCGCGTCTAGGAATTGTCCATACACCGCACGGTTCATTCGAAACACCTACTTTCATGCCTGTTGGGACTCAAGCAACTGTCAAAACAATGTCTCCAGAAGAACTGAAACAAATGGGCGCAGGTATTATCTTGAGCAATACGTATCATCTTTGGTTAAGACCGGGAAATGATATTATCAAGGAGGCTGGCGGTCTTCATAAATTCATGAACTGGGATCGTCCGATTTTAACCGATTCAGGTGGTTTTCAAGTATTCTCACTAAGCAAATTTAGAAAGATTGAAGAAGAAGGTGTGCATTTCCGTCATCACCTGAACGGCAGTAAACTATTCCTTAGTCCTGAAAAAGCGATGGAAATCCAAAATGATCTCGGATCGGATATAATGATGGCGTTCGATGAATGCCCGCCATTTCCTGCTACTTATGAGTATATGAAAGCGAGTGTCGAACGGACGTCAAGATGGGCAGAAAGATGCCTTGGCGCACATGCCCGCCCAGAAGACCAAGGTCTCTTCGGTATCGTACAAGGCGGCGAATTCGAGGAGCTACGTAAACAAAGTGCAAAAGATCTTGTTTCTTTGGATTTCCCCGGCTACGCGATAGGCGGATTGTCCGTAGGTGAACCAAAAGATATTATGAACCGTGTTTTGGAGCAGACGACACCATTGTTACCAAGTGATAAGCCCCGCTATTTGATGGGTGTCGGATCACCGGATTCACTTATCGACGGTGCAATTCGCGGTGTGGACATGTTTGACTGTGTTCTACCGACAAGAATTGCTAGAAACGGTACATTGATGACGAGCGAAGGCCGACTGGTCGTGAAAAACGCAAAGTACGAACGCGACTTCGGTCCACTTGATCCGAATTGCGATTGTTATACATGTAAAAACTATAGCAGAGCTTATATTAGGCACTTAATCCGGGCAGATGAAACATTTGGAATCCGTCTGACATCCTATCACAACCTCCATTTCTTATTGAATTTAATGGAGCAAGTAAGAGACGCAATCCGTCATGACCGTCTTGGAGATTTCCGGGAAGAGTTTTTTGAACAATACGGTTTTAACAAACCAAATGCAAAAAACTTTTGA
- a CDS encoding LysM peptidoglycan-binding domain-containing protein, which yields MDVHIVVKGDTLWKIARQYGISFEDLKRVNAHLANPDYIVPGMKIFLPAKRKEHTPSVKGPEKKPQQGKPAHSAPPAQPSKPPTHKKPETGMPSKPGKPMQPIPLPPLGETVKPQPTPPKPTPPKPAPPVSQPKPPEQKPPVQPVPMPPAAQVPPMAMPQFCPPMMPVPCGWMPIYDADCYPMVHHHQEMQPLPMPAPQMPPMPMPQEMKPTPPAQMGTKPPTIDTMESSDEFDWEESPIYPGMGTGTPPSYPTSGWEMMESPTMPQMESSHQMVNYPPEQVYMPQIISPEQQNPYGMMQPQFFPCQPCQPVYHHGCHHHGHYPQMMPVPMPMQQWQMQPPQWPMQQMQPQQWPMQQMPMNQQQYFNQPDNNDCGSC from the coding sequence GTGGATGTCCATATTGTTGTAAAAGGGGATACCTTGTGGAAAATCGCAAGGCAATACGGTATCTCATTTGAAGACTTGAAAAGAGTGAACGCCCATTTGGCGAATCCGGATTATATTGTACCGGGCATGAAAATCTTTCTGCCTGCCAAAAGAAAGGAACATACGCCGAGTGTGAAAGGTCCCGAAAAGAAACCGCAACAGGGGAAACCAGCACATTCTGCTCCACCCGCACAACCGTCCAAGCCACCGACGCATAAGAAACCTGAAACGGGTATGCCTTCAAAGCCGGGTAAGCCGATGCAACCCATCCCGTTGCCACCGCTTGGTGAAACAGTAAAGCCGCAACCAACACCGCCTAAACCGACACCACCAAAACCTGCGCCACCTGTTTCGCAACCGAAGCCACCGGAGCAAAAGCCGCCTGTCCAACCGGTACCAATGCCACCTGCAGCGCAAGTGCCGCCGATGGCCATGCCTCAGTTTTGTCCGCCGATGATGCCTGTGCCTTGTGGTTGGATGCCGATTTACGATGCGGACTGCTATCCGATGGTTCATCATCATCAGGAAATGCAACCATTGCCGATGCCTGCACCGCAAATGCCACCGATGCCGATGCCGCAGGAGATGAAACCGACTCCACCCGCACAGATGGGAACGAAGCCGCCGACAATTGATACGATGGAATCGAGTGATGAATTCGATTGGGAAGAATCCCCGATCTATCCGGGAATGGGAACCGGCACACCGCCATCCTATCCAACGAGTGGATGGGAGATGATGGAATCACCGACTATGCCGCAAATGGAATCATCACATCAAATGGTCAATTATCCGCCTGAACAAGTCTATATGCCTCAGATAATTTCACCGGAGCAGCAAAATCCGTATGGAATGATGCAACCGCAGTTTTTCCCGTGTCAGCCATGCCAGCCGGTCTATCATCACGGTTGCCACCATCACGGGCACTATCCGCAGATGATGCCAGTACCGATGCCAATGCAACAGTGGCAAATGCAACCGCCACAATGGCCCATGCAACAAATGCAACCCCAACAATGGCCGATGCAGCAAATGCCAATGAACCAGCAGCAATACTTCAACCAACCGGATAATAACGATTGCGGATCGTGTTGA
- the pheA gene encoding prephenate dehydratase, producing MTDSNYSPTVAYLGPEASFTHVAATQLFGNTGLVSQPTIPDCIEAVTAGHVAYAIVPLENALEGSVPMTIDYLFHGSELFINAEISTPIEQHLLVNEKQREALDNLDSVQSHPHALAQCHKYLQYHYRRTPLIQTTSTAAAAKYISENPDLRVAAIGNRLAAEKYGLHIAEENIHDFHFNHTRFVVLSLRKGYLEEESHSENSKTTFMVKLPEDDRSGMLHQILSVFAWRKLNLSKIESRPLKTGLGNYFFIIDVLENEDHPMMMGAIEELASLNCSVRSFGSYCTYEQKPSR from the coding sequence GTGACTGACTCAAATTACTCGCCGACGGTCGCCTACTTAGGACCGGAAGCGTCATTTACACATGTGGCAGCGACCCAATTATTTGGAAACACGGGACTCGTGTCTCAACCGACAATCCCAGATTGCATAGAAGCCGTTACGGCGGGACATGTAGCGTATGCCATCGTACCTTTGGAAAATGCATTGGAAGGGTCCGTACCGATGACAATCGACTATTTGTTCCATGGCAGCGAACTGTTCATCAATGCGGAAATTTCCACGCCGATTGAACAGCATTTACTTGTGAATGAGAAACAGCGAGAGGCATTGGATAACCTTGATTCGGTCCAGTCGCATCCTCATGCACTTGCACAATGTCATAAGTATTTGCAATACCACTATCGACGCACGCCGCTCATCCAGACAACATCGACTGCAGCGGCTGCTAAATACATATCTGAAAACCCTGATCTGCGGGTTGCGGCAATCGGAAACCGTCTAGCGGCGGAAAAGTACGGCTTACATATCGCAGAAGAGAATATCCATGATTTTCATTTCAATCATACGCGATTTGTTGTCTTGTCTTTAAGAAAAGGCTATTTGGAAGAAGAGAGTCATTCAGAAAACTCGAAAACGACGTTCATGGTCAAATTGCCCGAAGATGACCGATCTGGAATGCTCCATCAAATTCTCTCGGTATTCGCCTGGCGCAAATTGAACCTTAGCAAAATTGAATCCCGTCCACTTAAAACAGGACTTGGCAACTACTTCTTCATCATTGACGTCCTGGAAAACGAAGACCATCCGATGATGATGGGGGCAATCGAAGAACTCGCTTCCCTTAACTGTAGCGTTCGCTCATTCGGTTCCTACTGTACGTACGAACAAAAACCTTCCCGCTGA
- a CDS encoding DUF421 domain-containing protein, giving the protein MHDLLIIGFRTIFMYALIVFILRVMGKREVGELSIIDVVIFVIMAEVVAFALDSPDKKISHSLVPLFLLLGIQLLTSFISLKSKKFRDIVDGDPTIIIQDGIIQEEEMRKQRYNLDDLFQQLREKQVGSVLEVTHAYLEPSGNLSVFTKEDTAPVLDLISDGVLQTRHIQLIGKSEEWLVSGLKELGVNDVEKVFYCCYENGVLHFQLKQDYQ; this is encoded by the coding sequence ATGCATGATCTACTCATTATCGGTTTCAGAACGATATTCATGTATGCGCTTATTGTCTTTATCCTCAGGGTGATGGGGAAAAGAGAAGTGGGGGAGTTAAGCATTATCGACGTCGTCATATTTGTCATTATGGCAGAAGTGGTGGCATTTGCATTGGATTCCCCCGATAAAAAAATAAGCCACTCTCTCGTCCCGCTATTTCTATTGCTTGGCATTCAGTTATTGACTTCTTTTATTTCACTAAAGAGCAAGAAATTCAGGGACATTGTGGACGGTGACCCTACGATCATTATTCAAGATGGCATCATACAAGAAGAAGAGATGCGCAAACAGCGGTATAACTTGGATGATTTGTTTCAACAATTACGTGAAAAGCAGGTCGGATCTGTGCTCGAAGTGACGCATGCCTATTTAGAACCATCAGGAAATCTTTCGGTATTTACAAAAGAGGATACAGCACCTGTATTAGACCTAATTTCAGACGGTGTTCTTCAAACGAGACATATTCAACTGATAGGAAAATCGGAAGAATGGCTTGTAAGCGGTTTGAAAGAACTTGGTGTCAACGATGTGGAAAAAGTTTTTTATTGTTGCTATGAAAACGGGGTGCTTCATTTTCAGTTGAAACAAGACTATCAATAA
- the queA gene encoding tRNA preQ1(34) S-adenosylmethionine ribosyltransferase-isomerase QueA gives MDVNDFDFELPDRLIAQTPLVDRTASKLMVLDKQTGEVKHRQFRQIIDELDAGDMIVLNDTRVLPARLIGIKEDTGASIEVLLLKETGKDEWETLVKPAKRIKVGTIVTFGDGRLTAECTGVMDQGGRMFKFRYEGIFYEILDALGQMPLPPYITETLDDQSRYQTVFAKERGSAAAPTAGLHFTEEILQAIKDKGIGIEFITLHVGLGTFRPVSVDTIEDHTMHAEYYQVNESTANAINETKANGGNIIAIGTTSARTLETIATENDGKIVASSGWTSIFIYPGYEFSILDGMLTNFHLPKSTLIMLISALATREHVLAAYNEAVKENYRFFSFGDAMFIKPQKK, from the coding sequence ATGGATGTTAATGATTTCGATTTTGAATTGCCTGACCGTCTAATTGCCCAAACCCCATTGGTCGATAGAACGGCAAGCAAGCTAATGGTGTTGGACAAGCAGACAGGTGAAGTGAAACATCGACAATTTCGCCAAATCATCGATGAACTGGATGCTGGCGATATGATTGTGTTAAACGACACGCGTGTACTTCCTGCACGTTTAATTGGCATTAAAGAAGATACAGGTGCTTCCATCGAAGTATTGTTATTGAAAGAAACAGGCAAAGATGAATGGGAAACATTAGTCAAGCCAGCAAAACGTATTAAAGTGGGTACAATCGTCACATTCGGAGACGGTCGTTTGACGGCGGAGTGCACGGGCGTGATGGATCAAGGCGGTCGGATGTTCAAATTCCGTTATGAAGGCATCTTTTACGAGATTCTGGATGCGCTTGGTCAAATGCCACTTCCGCCATATATAACAGAGACACTGGATGATCAGTCGCGCTATCAGACCGTTTTTGCAAAAGAAAGAGGTTCAGCGGCGGCACCGACGGCCGGTCTACATTTCACGGAAGAAATTCTTCAAGCGATTAAAGACAAAGGCATAGGGATCGAGTTCATCACCTTGCATGTTGGTCTAGGTACTTTCCGTCCAGTGAGTGTCGACACAATCGAAGACCATACGATGCATGCGGAATATTATCAAGTCAATGAAAGCACGGCGAACGCGATAAACGAAACAAAAGCGAACGGCGGAAATATCATTGCTATCGGTACGACTTCAGCAAGAACACTTGAGACAATTGCTACAGAGAACGATGGGAAAATTGTTGCATCCAGCGGGTGGACATCGATTTTCATCTATCCTGGGTATGAATTCAGTATCCTCGACGGCATGTTGACGAACTTTCATTTACCGAAGTCTACATTGATCATGCTTATATCTGCATTGGCTACACGCGAACATGTACTCGCCGCCTACAATGAAGCGGTCAAAGAGAATTACCGTTTCTTCAGTTTCGGGGACGCAATGTTCATCAAACCACAAAAAAAGTAA
- the ruvA gene encoding Holliday junction branch migration protein RuvA: MYDYIKGIVTRVTPEYITLEQGGIGWQIMTPNPYAFHQTEDIQQIFTYLHVREDMQWLLGFKSLEQRELFKKLITVSGIGPKGALAILASGIPSQVIGAIESEDEAFLVKFPGVGKKTARQMILDLKGKLSDLFTEIEFPDTASSLLSMAENDSLEEAFLALQALGYSQRELTKVRPEMQKEELDTEGYMKIALSLLLKQK; encoded by the coding sequence GTGTACGATTACATTAAAGGTATAGTCACCCGGGTTACACCGGAATACATAACGCTTGAACAGGGTGGTATCGGATGGCAGATTATGACACCAAATCCGTATGCTTTTCATCAGACAGAGGACATCCAGCAAATCTTCACGTATCTACATGTACGCGAAGATATGCAATGGCTACTCGGATTCAAATCACTTGAGCAACGGGAACTGTTCAAAAAGCTCATCACTGTTTCAGGAATTGGTCCAAAAGGAGCGTTGGCCATTCTTGCAAGTGGCATTCCTTCACAAGTGATTGGTGCCATTGAAAGCGAAGATGAGGCTTTCCTTGTGAAATTCCCTGGTGTCGGCAAAAAGACGGCCCGCCAGATGATTTTGGATTTAAAAGGGAAACTCAGCGATCTGTTTACCGAAATTGAATTTCCTGATACGGCTTCCTCTCTGTTATCAATGGCGGAAAACGATTCGCTTGAAGAAGCATTTCTTGCATTGCAAGCACTCGGTTACTCACAGCGTGAATTAACGAAAGTACGACCTGAAATGCAGAAAGAAGAACTTGATACAGAAGGCTATATGAAAATTGCGTTAAGTCTGCTTTTGAAACAGAAGTGA
- a CDS encoding aminoglycoside phosphotransferase family protein: MEKNIRKVKENVWKLEEGDAAYSLKRYKSRSTAVKVDYIHNQLHAIQFPHIVPVLTTEDPMMIMQPWYEGTRPVNFRKRIDRTDSLIALQALHATSEQIDWDASPYLHRYQLMDKWKDRLERFIDNRTTLEKHLGKRAVDEIISYGSLALSVLKKTDRKHADNTLLHGDVVHHNILRDYNNHIRFIDFDLACTGPTGIELALWVHRVLPNVGYHLDFLFAEQTRLNEMDTASKAMLLYPNELLREWLYLLSLPQENCDRLARKLIPFTETALTSWPKLWYDIERSME, from the coding sequence TTGGAGAAGAATATACGGAAAGTGAAAGAGAATGTGTGGAAGCTGGAAGAAGGAGACGCTGCCTATTCATTGAAAAGGTATAAAAGTCGATCCACTGCCGTTAAAGTGGATTATATTCACAACCAGCTTCATGCAATTCAATTTCCGCATATTGTACCGGTTTTGACGACAGAAGATCCAATGATGATCATGCAGCCGTGGTATGAAGGAACAAGGCCAGTTAATTTTAGAAAGCGGATTGATCGTACAGATTCACTTATCGCTTTACAGGCACTTCATGCGACGAGCGAACAGATTGATTGGGACGCGTCACCCTATTTGCACAGGTATCAGCTCATGGATAAATGGAAAGACCGTTTGGAACGGTTCATCGACAACCGAACGACCTTAGAGAAGCATCTTGGCAAGCGAGCTGTTGATGAAATCATTTCTTATGGAAGCTTAGCGTTATCGGTTTTAAAAAAGACGGATAGGAAGCATGCAGACAACACGCTTTTACATGGAGATGTCGTCCACCATAATATATTGCGTGATTACAATAATCATATCCGATTTATCGATTTCGATCTTGCTTGTACAGGACCGACTGGAATTGAACTAGCACTTTGGGTTCATCGAGTATTGCCAAATGTCGGGTATCATCTGGACTTCCTGTTCGCCGAACAGACACGTTTGAATGAAATGGATACTGCTTCAAAAGCAATGCTTCTATACCCGAATGAACTCTTGCGGGAATGGCTCTATCTTCTTTCGTTACCGCAGGAAAACTGTGATCGACTTGCCCGGAAACTCATTCCGTTCACGGAAACCGCCCTCACTTCATGGCCGAAGCTATGGTATGATATAGAACGGAGCATGGAGTAG
- the ruvB gene encoding Holliday junction branch migration DNA helicase RuvB gives MDRVISSEQTNYDDNFEQSLRPQTLQQYIGQEKVKDNLSIFIQAAKGRSESLDHVLLYGPPGLGKTTLASVIANEMGVNVKMTSGPAIERPGDLAAVVSSLEPGDVLFIDEIHRLNRSIEEVLYPAMEDFCLDIVVGKGPSAKSIRLDLPPFTLIGATTRAGSLSAPLRDRFGVPLRLEYYEEGPLKEIVIRSASLFDVAIDTSAAVEIARRSRGTPRIANRLLRRVRDYAQVRGDGNITMAIAKEALEMLQVDSHGLDHIDHKLVKSMIERFRGGPVGIDTIAASIGEESITIEDVYEPYLLQIGFIQRTPRGRVATGLAYSHFGYAMPEGLE, from the coding sequence ATGGATCGGGTCATTTCAAGTGAACAAACGAATTATGATGATAACTTTGAACAATCGCTGCGTCCACAAACGCTGCAACAGTATATTGGACAAGAAAAAGTCAAAGACAATCTGAGTATTTTCATCCAAGCGGCAAAAGGCAGAAGTGAAAGTTTGGATCATGTTCTTTTATATGGACCTCCGGGGCTTGGGAAAACAACTCTGGCATCTGTCATTGCGAACGAGATGGGGGTCAATGTTAAGATGACAAGTGGTCCTGCGATCGAGCGTCCGGGAGATCTTGCCGCTGTCGTTTCGTCTCTTGAGCCAGGAGATGTGTTGTTCATCGATGAAATCCATCGGTTAAACCGTTCCATCGAGGAAGTGCTATACCCTGCGATGGAAGACTTCTGTCTTGATATTGTCGTAGGCAAAGGACCTTCCGCGAAATCGATTCGTCTTGACCTACCTCCCTTTACATTGATTGGTGCCACAACAAGAGCAGGTTCACTATCAGCGCCTTTACGCGATCGTTTCGGTGTTCCATTACGGCTTGAGTATTATGAAGAAGGTCCGCTGAAAGAGATTGTCATACGAAGTGCGAGTCTTTTCGATGTTGCAATCGATACAAGTGCTGCTGTTGAAATTGCCAGGCGTTCTAGGGGAACACCACGTATAGCAAACCGACTTCTCAGAAGAGTGCGTGACTATGCGCAAGTGCGAGGAGATGGCAATATTACGATGGCGATTGCGAAAGAGGCACTCGAAATGCTACAGGTAGATTCGCACGGACTAGATCACATTGACCACAAACTTGTTAAAAGTATGATTGAGCGTTTCAGAGGTGGACCTGTCGGTATCGATACAATCGCCGCAAGCATTGGAGAAGAATCGATTACAATTGAAGATGTCTATGAACCGTATCTTCTGCAGATCGGCTTCATCCAGCGCACGCCGCGAGGAAGAGTTGCAACTGGACTCGCTTATAGCCATTTCGGTTATGCTATGCCTGAAGGCCTTGAATGA
- a CDS encoding ACT domain-containing protein, with product MKSLGEGQYYLVREDVLTESMQKMLEAKRMLASGEEKTIQEATKRVGLSRSAYYKYKDTVFPFESIARERVLTIFIQLEDRKGSLATLLRLISEAKCNVLTIHQTIPVQGRANITLSLDVTEMPITMEEFMQRLKTPSFIDSVHLISSGAL from the coding sequence ATGAAGTCATTGGGGGAAGGGCAGTATTATCTTGTGCGCGAAGATGTGCTTACGGAATCCATGCAGAAAATGCTAGAAGCAAAACGGATGCTCGCGAGTGGAGAAGAAAAGACGATCCAGGAAGCAACAAAACGGGTCGGTCTTTCCCGCAGCGCTTATTATAAATATAAAGATACCGTTTTCCCGTTCGAATCGATTGCACGTGAGCGGGTACTGACGATCTTCATTCAACTGGAAGACCGTAAAGGATCACTCGCGACATTACTTAGGCTTATATCCGAAGCGAAATGCAATGTATTGACGATTCACCAGACAATCCCTGTCCAGGGACGTGCGAATATCACATTATCACTAGATGTAACCGAGATGCCAATCACGATGGAGGAATTCATGCAGAGGCTGAAAACGCCGAGTTTCATCGATTCCGTCCATCTGATTAGTTCCGGTGCACTTTGA
- a CDS encoding YebC/PmpR family DNA-binding transcriptional regulator, whose translation MAGHSKWKNIQNRKGAQDAKRGKVFQKMSRELYVAAKSGGGDAETNPSLRLAIEKSKSFNVPNDVINRAIDKATGAGADENYEEVIYEGYGPGGVAVLVYCLTENRNRTGPNIRVAFNKNGGSLGETGSVNYLFNRKGRLFVERINDTDEDSIMLAALEAGAEDIESTEEGFEIITEPGTFIDVKEALETQGIQFISAEVEMIPTIYAELQDEQAEQFEQMIEALEDDDDVQDIYHNASE comes from the coding sequence ATGGCAGGACATTCGAAGTGGAAAAATATTCAGAACCGTAAAGGTGCTCAAGATGCTAAAAGAGGAAAAGTGTTTCAAAAGATGTCAAGGGAACTATATGTAGCCGCCAAATCTGGCGGTGGAGATGCCGAGACAAATCCTTCTTTGCGCTTGGCGATTGAGAAGTCCAAAAGTTTCAACGTGCCGAACGATGTCATTAATAGGGCAATCGATAAAGCGACCGGAGCCGGAGCTGATGAAAACTATGAAGAAGTCATCTATGAAGGGTATGGACCTGGTGGGGTAGCGGTACTCGTCTATTGTCTAACGGAAAACAGAAACCGCACAGGACCGAATATCCGTGTTGCTTTCAATAAAAACGGCGGTAGTCTAGGTGAAACCGGTTCGGTCAATTATCTTTTCAACAGGAAAGGGCGCTTGTTCGTCGAACGCATCAACGACACAGATGAAGACTCGATTATGCTTGCAGCTCTGGAAGCGGGTGCGGAAGATATTGAATCGACTGAAGAAGGATTTGAAATCATAACGGAACCTGGCACTTTCATCGATGTGAAAGAAGCATTGGAGACGCAGGGAATTCAGTTCATTTCCGCGGAAGTTGAAATGATTCCGACCATCTATGCGGAATTGCAAGATGAGCAAGCTGAACAGTTTGAACAGATGATCGAAGCGCTGGAAGATGACGATGATGTACAGGATATTTACCATAATGCAAGTGAGTAA
- the obgE gene encoding GTPase ObgE: MFVDHVKVYVKGGNGGDGMVAFRREKYIAYGGPAGGDGGKGADVVFIVDEGLRTLMDFRYQRHFKAPRGEHGATKNMHGKGAKDMVVKVPPGTIVKDVETGDIIADLVEDGQTAVIARGGRGGRGNSRFATPQNPAPELSEKGEPGVEREIVLELKVLADVGLVGFPSVGKSTLLSVVSAAKPKIADYHFTTLVPNLGMVELDGGNTFVLADLPGLIEGAHEGVGLGHQFLRHIERTRVIIHVVDMSGVEGRDPYEDFQTINEELEKYNLRLMERPQIIVANKMDMPEAEGNLEEFKKKLNDDKALVFPISALTREGLDQLLFAVAELLETTPEFPMHEIEEEEENRSVLYKHEADPEDFKISRDDDGAFIVSGYTIERLFRMTDFNFDQSVRKFSRQMRGMGIDDALRERGAQDGDTVRILDFEFEFLE, translated from the coding sequence ATGTTTGTCGATCACGTAAAAGTTTATGTTAAAGGCGGTAACGGCGGCGATGGAATGGTCGCGTTCCGCAGAGAGAAGTATATTGCATATGGCGGTCCTGCAGGCGGTGATGGTGGAAAAGGTGCGGATGTTGTATTCATCGTGGATGAAGGTCTTCGGACATTAATGGACTTCCGTTACCAACGCCATTTCAAAGCGCCACGAGGAGAGCACGGTGCAACGAAGAATATGCATGGTAAAGGTGCAAAAGACATGGTCGTAAAAGTTCCACCGGGTACTATCGTTAAAGACGTGGAAACAGGTGACATCATCGCTGACCTCGTAGAGGATGGCCAAACGGCTGTAATCGCTAGAGGCGGGCGTGGAGGACGTGGGAACTCCCGTTTTGCGACTCCCCAAAATCCCGCTCCGGAACTTTCGGAAAAAGGTGAACCGGGTGTCGAAAGAGAAATAGTCTTAGAATTAAAAGTGCTTGCTGACGTAGGGCTTGTTGGTTTCCCGAGTGTAGGGAAGTCGACATTGTTGTCTGTCGTATCAGCAGCAAAACCGAAAATTGCCGATTATCACTTCACGACACTTGTTCCGAATTTAGGCATGGTTGAACTAGACGGAGGAAATACATTCGTTCTTGCAGATTTGCCAGGTTTGATTGAAGGTGCGCATGAAGGCGTTGGGCTTGGACACCAATTTTTACGGCATATCGAAAGAACGCGTGTTATTATTCATGTTGTCGATATGTCAGGCGTAGAAGGACGCGATCCTTATGAAGATTTCCAAACAATCAATGAAGAACTGGAGAAATATAATCTTCGTCTAATGGAACGTCCGCAAATCATTGTCGCAAACAAAATGGACATGCCGGAAGCGGAAGGGAACTTAGAAGAATTCAAAAAGAAATTAAATGATGACAAGGCTTTGGTCTTCCCGATTTCGGCACTTACTCGCGAAGGGCTAGATCAATTGTTGTTCGCAGTTGCCGAATTGCTTGAAACGACACCTGAATTTCCGATGCATGAGATTGAGGAAGAAGAAGAAAATCGATCTGTGCTTTATAAGCATGAAGCAGATCCGGAAGACTTCAAAATTAGCCGTGATGATGATGGAGCGTTCATTGTCTCTGGTTATACAATCGAGCGTCTGTTCAGAATGACTGATTTCAACTTCGATCAATCTGTCCGTAAATTCTCGCGTCAGATGCGTGGTATGGGGATTGATGATGCCCTTCGTGAGCGTGGTGCGCAAGACGGGGACACTGTAAGAATCCTTGACTTCGAATTTGAATTCCTCGAATAA